From one Scophthalmus maximus strain ysfricsl-2021 chromosome 19, ASM2237912v1, whole genome shotgun sequence genomic stretch:
- the vamp8 gene encoding vesicle-associated membrane protein 8 has product MDIDAELGGVAAAPEPQDKVQALKDQVDGVKNIMTQNVDRILARGERLDDLMGKSEDLQAGAQHFKQTSQKVARSYWWKNVKLVVVIVVVVLIIILIIILLATGVIPVSAPLPPVVNPTIKP; this is encoded by the exons ATGGACATCGACGCG GAGCTTGGAGGAGTGGCAGCAGCACCAGAGCCCCAGGACAAGGTGCAGGCCTTGAAGGATCAGGTCGATGGAGTGAAAAACATCATGACGCAGAATGTGGACCGGATCCTTGCCCGAGGAGAGAGACTGGACGACCTCATGGGCAAGTCGGAGGACCTGCAGGCAGGG GCTCAGCACTTCAAGCAGACGTCGCAGAAAGTGGCTCGCTCTTACTGGTGGAAGAACGTCAAGTTGGTCGTGGTCATTGTGGTGGTCgtgctcatcatcatcctcattatCATCCTGCTGGCCACTGGGGTCATCCCTGTCAGTGCTCCCTTGCCTCCTGTAGTCAATCCCACCATCAAGCCATAA